A single genomic interval of Pyrobaculum arsenaticum DSM 13514 harbors:
- a CDS encoding C-glycoside deglycosidase beta subunit domain-containing protein → MLPPTVLRQLYVQGSLANTPEGATFKLRNSLAPATVTGMEIAVDGQKVPAEKIYVVVRGEKKPASELASTGYKFNVRDEVTVLLQGVTLSPGAHKIDIKAKTKEWGELAFDVTDTPR, encoded by the coding sequence ATGCTACCACCAACCGTGTTGAGACAGCTGTATGTACAGGGGAGCTTAGCCAACACCCCGGAGGGGGCGACGTTTAAATTAAGAAACTCCCTCGCCCCAGCCACAGTTACCGGGATGGAAATCGCGGTAGACGGCCAAAAGGTCCCAGCCGAGAAGATCTACGTAGTTGTACGCGGGGAGAAAAAACCCGCGTCGGAACTGGCGTCGACAGGCTACAAGTTCAACGTAAGAGATGAGGTGACAGTACTACTCCAAGGCGTAACGCTGTCCCCAGGCGCCCACAAGATCGACATAAAGGCTAAGACGAAGGAGTGGGGCGAGCTGGCCTTCGACGTCACCGACACGCCGAGATAG
- a CDS encoding 30S ribosomal protein S6e, producing the protein MPTFKLVLSDPISGKAMQFEIKDPLAQRFVGLKIGDEIDGVILKDFISLPKGAKIKITGGSGIEGAPMVPGVPGPVKRYILAEGPPGYRPKKRGMRRKKLVRGDTISDSIVQINAVIVYPKDYSGPPAIPIGAKELEKLTKKEEAAAQ; encoded by the coding sequence ATGCCTACTTTCAAGCTAGTGCTATCAGATCCAATCAGCGGGAAGGCGATGCAGTTCGAGATAAAAGATCCGCTTGCACAGCGCTTCGTCGGGTTGAAAATAGGAGACGAGATAGACGGCGTAATACTGAAGGACTTCATATCGCTACCCAAAGGCGCAAAGATCAAAATAACCGGCGGTAGCGGCATAGAGGGCGCGCCCATGGTCCCCGGCGTCCCGGGGCCAGTCAAGCGCTACATCCTCGCAGAGGGCCCGCCGGGCTACCGCCCAAAGAAGCGGGGAATGCGTAGGAAGAAACTCGTGAGGGGGGACACAATCAGCGACTCCATCGTGCAGATAAATGCGGTGATCGTCTATCCCAAAGACTACAGCGGCCCGCCCGCGATTCCGATAGGCGCAAAGGAGCTGGAGAAGTTGACAAAAAAGGAGGAGGCCGCCGCCCAGTAA
- a CDS encoding Lrp/AsnC family transcriptional regulator, with amino-acid sequence MVEAFVFINTEIGAEDEVMEALIKMPEIKEALIVYGPYDLVVKVSTDTAENLRKLISEKIRKLPKIKSTTTLIIAKSIVK; translated from the coding sequence ATGGTTGAGGCGTTTGTGTTTATAAACACGGAAATCGGAGCGGAGGACGAGGTGATGGAGGCGTTGATTAAGATGCCCGAGATCAAAGAGGCGTTGATTGTGTATGGGCCTTACGACCTAGTAGTAAAGGTGTCAACAGATACTGCTGAGAATTTGAGGAAGCTTATTAGTGAGAAGATTAGGAAGCTTCCAAAGATTAAAAGCACGACGACGCTAATAATTGCGAAGTCTATAGTAAAGTAG
- the acnA gene encoding aconitate hydratase AcnA, translating into MAEKFEVRGVAYRYYPLKSLEREGYDVGRLPYSIRVLLENVLRNMDGRDITKEHLERLARWNPKAPEGEVAIKISRVVMQDYTGVPAIVDLATMREIAKKMGRDPTVVNPQVPVDLIIDHSVQVDFWGSREALRLNLDLEIKRNRERYRFLKWAQQAFKNLRVFPPGTGIIHQVNLEYLAKVVMTDGDLAFFETLVGMDSHTTMINGLGVVGWGVGGVEAEAAMLGEPITIKVPRVVGVHLYGELRPGVTATDVVLAITEFLRKVNVVDAFVEFFGEGVKKLSVPDRATIANMAPEYGSTTGLFPVDENTLSYLRATGRPEAHIALVRKYYELQGVFGGVEGAEYSQVVDFDLSAVERNVAGPTLPWQRTSLADVPKSFAVFLQERKKRTARKAVEIEIDGRRAEFGDGDVVIAAITSCTNTSNPYLLVAAGLVAKRAVELGLRPPPFVKTSFAPGSRAVADLLERSGLQKYLDQLGFSVVAFGCTTCIGNSGPLPEPVSRAIKQHDILATAVLSGNRNFEARVHPDVRAAYLASPPLVVAYALAGNVWKNLEKDPLGHASDGRPVYLKDLWPSPEEVNRVVEEWLDPKIYVEKYGKVGELVPEWQALEAPGGILYDWRPDDTYIQPSPLFEGEVKVSDITGARPLLILGDSITTDHISPAGGITQDNPAGQYLMSLGVKPADFNTFGARRGNWQVMVRGTFSSKGYRNKIGNLEGGLTVKFPEGKVLTVYEAAEAYKKEGTPVIVVAGKNYGAGSSRDWAAKGPKLLGVRAVIAESFERIHRSNLTMVGIIPIQLPPGVTVDSLGLDGTETFDIMGLSELAPGKEVVIRIHRKDGRVDEVKARLAVYTWAEVEYIKHGGILPYVLKKLFQKTF; encoded by the coding sequence ATGGCAGAGAAGTTTGAAGTGAGGGGCGTTGCCTATAGGTACTACCCCCTGAAATCTCTGGAAAGGGAGGGCTACGACGTGGGGCGACTTCCCTACTCCATTAGAGTGCTTTTAGAAAACGTCCTGCGCAACATGGACGGTAGGGACATCACCAAGGAGCACCTGGAGAGGCTCGCCCGGTGGAACCCCAAGGCGCCAGAGGGGGAGGTGGCCATTAAGATATCTAGAGTCGTGATGCAGGACTACACCGGCGTCCCCGCCATCGTAGACCTTGCCACTATGCGGGAAATCGCGAAGAAGATGGGGAGAGACCCCACAGTAGTTAACCCACAAGTCCCCGTCGACCTCATCATCGATCACTCTGTGCAGGTGGACTTCTGGGGGTCAAGGGAGGCGCTTAGGCTAAACCTTGACCTCGAGATTAAGAGGAATAGGGAGAGGTATAGGTTTTTGAAGTGGGCACAGCAAGCCTTTAAGAACCTCCGCGTCTTCCCGCCGGGGACGGGCATTATCCACCAGGTGAACCTCGAGTACCTGGCCAAGGTTGTGATGACCGACGGCGACCTTGCCTTCTTTGAGACTCTCGTGGGCATGGACAGCCACACCACGATGATAAACGGGCTGGGAGTAGTGGGCTGGGGAGTAGGCGGCGTGGAGGCGGAGGCCGCCATGCTGGGCGAGCCCATAACTATCAAGGTGCCGAGAGTGGTGGGGGTCCACCTATACGGCGAGCTGAGGCCCGGAGTCACCGCAACAGACGTGGTGCTGGCAATAACCGAGTTCCTCAGGAAGGTCAACGTGGTTGACGCCTTTGTCGAGTTCTTCGGCGAGGGGGTGAAGAAGCTGTCCGTCCCAGACCGCGCCACGATTGCCAACATGGCGCCGGAGTACGGCTCCACCACTGGCCTCTTCCCCGTAGACGAGAACACCCTTTCCTATCTAAGAGCCACGGGTCGGCCGGAGGCCCACATAGCGCTGGTGAGGAAGTACTACGAGCTCCAGGGAGTCTTCGGCGGCGTCGAGGGGGCGGAGTACAGCCAAGTGGTGGACTTCGACCTCTCAGCCGTGGAGAGGAACGTGGCTGGCCCCACGCTACCGTGGCAGAGAACTAGCCTAGCGGATGTGCCGAAGAGCTTCGCGGTGTTTTTACAAGAGCGTAAGAAGAGGACTGCCAGGAAGGCGGTGGAGATTGAGATTGACGGCAGGAGGGCGGAGTTCGGCGATGGAGATGTGGTGATCGCCGCCATAACTAGCTGCACCAACACCAGCAACCCCTACCTCCTCGTGGCGGCGGGTCTGGTGGCCAAGAGGGCGGTTGAACTTGGCTTGAGACCGCCGCCTTTCGTAAAGACGAGCTTCGCCCCGGGGTCGAGGGCAGTCGCCGACTTGCTGGAGAGAAGCGGGTTGCAGAAGTACTTGGACCAGCTTGGCTTTAGTGTAGTGGCCTTTGGCTGTACCACATGTATCGGCAACTCGGGACCCCTCCCTGAGCCCGTCTCTAGGGCCATTAAGCAACACGACATATTAGCAACGGCCGTTTTGTCGGGCAATAGGAACTTCGAGGCAAGGGTCCACCCAGATGTCCGCGCTGCCTACCTCGCCTCGCCGCCACTTGTAGTGGCCTACGCTCTCGCCGGCAACGTGTGGAAAAACCTAGAGAAAGACCCCCTAGGCCACGCAAGCGATGGGAGGCCGGTCTACCTAAAAGATCTGTGGCCAAGCCCCGAGGAGGTGAACAGAGTGGTGGAGGAGTGGCTAGATCCGAAAATATACGTCGAGAAGTACGGCAAGGTCGGCGAGCTGGTCCCCGAGTGGCAGGCACTTGAGGCGCCAGGCGGCATACTTTACGACTGGCGGCCGGACGACACCTACATACAGCCCTCGCCGCTCTTCGAAGGCGAGGTAAAAGTGAGCGACATCACCGGGGCGAGGCCTCTGCTGATCCTAGGCGACAGCATCACCACAGACCACATCTCCCCAGCCGGCGGAATAACCCAGGACAACCCCGCCGGGCAGTACCTAATGTCCCTGGGAGTGAAGCCCGCAGACTTCAACACCTTCGGCGCGAGGAGGGGCAACTGGCAGGTGATGGTTAGGGGCACCTTCTCCAGCAAGGGGTACAGGAACAAGATAGGAAACCTAGAGGGTGGGCTCACCGTCAAGTTCCCCGAGGGCAAAGTCTTGACTGTATACGAGGCGGCAGAAGCCTACAAGAAAGAGGGCACGCCGGTTATTGTAGTCGCTGGCAAGAACTACGGCGCTGGGTCGAGCCGCGATTGGGCCGCCAAGGGGCCAAAGCTCTTGGGCGTAAGGGCGGTAATCGCGGAGAGCTTCGAAAGGATACACAGGTCAAACCTCACGATGGTGGGAATTATACCAATCCAGCTACCGCCAGGCGTAACAGTGGACAGCCTCGGCTTAGACGGCACTGAGACCTTCGACATAATGGGGCTGTCGGAGCTCGCACCTGGGAAGGAAGTCGTCATAAGGATACACAGAAAAGACGGCCGCGTCGACGAGGTTAAGGCAAGGCTAGCCGTCTACACGTGGGCAGAGGTGGAATACATCAAACACGGCGGAATACTCCCCTACGTCTTAAAGAAGCTGTTTCAGAAAACGTTTTAA
- the tpiA gene encoding triose-phosphate isomerase → MKFPVLILNFKAYAEAAGRRAVEIAKAAERVAKELGVNIAVAPNHLELALVAQSVEIPVYAQGVDVESPGAHTAHVALGNLKEAGAAGVILNHSEAPLRLNELARYVGKARELGLDVVVCAPDPTTSLAAAALGPHAVAVEPPELIGTGRAVSRYKPETVVQTVQLVAKHFADVAVITGAGIESGEDVEAALRLGTRGVLLASAAVKAKDHYQKIMELAKPLLK, encoded by the coding sequence ATGAAGTTTCCAGTACTAATCCTGAACTTCAAAGCGTACGCTGAGGCGGCTGGGCGCAGGGCTGTGGAGATAGCAAAGGCCGCCGAGAGGGTTGCGAAGGAGCTGGGCGTCAATATCGCCGTGGCGCCTAACCACCTGGAGCTGGCCCTCGTAGCACAGAGCGTGGAGATCCCCGTCTACGCCCAGGGCGTCGACGTGGAGTCGCCGGGCGCCCACACGGCCCACGTGGCGCTGGGCAACTTGAAAGAGGCCGGTGCGGCTGGGGTTATCCTAAACCACAGCGAGGCGCCCCTCAGGCTGAACGAACTGGCCAGATACGTGGGAAAGGCGAGGGAGTTGGGCCTAGACGTGGTGGTCTGCGCCCCGGACCCGACAACCAGCTTGGCGGCGGCCGCCCTGGGCCCCCACGCCGTTGCCGTGGAGCCCCCCGAGCTTATCGGCACGGGGCGGGCAGTCTCCAGGTACAAGCCGGAGACCGTAGTCCAGACCGTACAGCTGGTAGCGAAGCACTTCGCCGACGTGGCGGTTATTACAGGCGCCGGCATAGAGAGCGGCGAGGATGTAGAGGCGGCCTTAAGGTTGGGAACCAGGGGCGTGCTGTTGGCAAGCGCCGCTGTCAAGGCGAAGGACCACTACCAGAAGATAATGGAGCTCGCGAAGCCGCTTCTAAAGTAG